One Nocardiopsis gilva YIM 90087 genomic window, TGTTCTCGGTGCTCTACGTGCGCGCCCTGCGACCGGAGGAGGTCCGGTGAGACGGTCGATCGCCTCGCCCTCGCGTGCGGTGGCGTCGGTGCTGGTCCACGCCGTGCTGGCGGCCCTGCTCGCGGTGTTCCTGGTGCCGCTGCTGTGGATGGTCCTGGCGGCGTTCGACTCCACGCCATCGCTGCGCGCGCGGCCGCCGACGTCGCTCACGCTGGACCACTTCGCGACGGTGCTGACGCCGCGGACGGTGTTCGTGCCGGTGGCGAACAGCGTGCTGATCTGCGGGGGCGCGGCGCTGGTCACGGTGGTGGCCTCGCTTTTGGCCGCCTACCCGCTGTCGCGCTACAACCTGCGATTCAAGCGTCCGCTGCTGTACGTCCTGCTGTTCGCGACGGGGCTGCCGATCACCGTGATCATGGTGCCGGTCTACGGCCTGTTCGTGCAGGCCGGGCTGCTGGACTCGCGGCTGGCCACGATGCTGTTCCTGGCCACGGCGAGCCTGCCGTTCGGGATCTGGCT contains:
- a CDS encoding carbohydrate ABC transporter permease is translated as MRRSIASPSRAVASVLVHAVLAALLAVFLVPLLWMVLAAFDSTPSLRARPPTSLTLDHFATVLTPRTVFVPVANSVLICGGAALVTVVASLLAAYPLSRYNLRFKRPLLYVLLFATGLPITVIMVPVYGLFVQAGLLDSRLATMLFLATASLPFGIWLSKNFLDGIPMELEEAAWVDGASVWQSLRLLVLPLAVPGMAVVGIFTLVLTWGNFFVPFILLKSPDRLPAAVRIYQFFDQYGGARYGELAAYSLLYTLPVVALYLAVSRALSGRFTLGGAMKG